The Deinococcus carri sequence AGGAAGCGCCGCTGTTCCGCGAACTCAGCACCAGGCAGAGCGGACAGGGCCTCGCGGTGGTGGGCATCCTCTTCAACGAGACGAAGGAGCAGAACGCCCGCGACTTCATCCAGGAATATGCCCTGGCCTATCCCACGCTGAAAGACCCCGGCATCGACACCGGCGTCAACTACGGCGTGTCGGGCGTTCCCGAAACCGTCTTCATCGACAAGGACGGCATTGTGCGCCACATGGACCGGGGCGGCCTGACGCGCGAGCGGCTGAATGTGGGGCTGACGAAAATTGGGGTGCCGGCGCTGTGAGGGGGGACGCGGTGCGCGGTGCGCGGGAGGCGGGAAGGGCGCTGGCCTGCTGCCTTCTGCTCGCCGTCTCGCCTGCCCTGGCGGCTGCCCCCAGCCTCACCCCCCAGCAGCAGGCGCAGGCGGTAGCGGTGGAGCGGAATCTGCGCTGCCCGCTGTGCGATACGGGGGAATCCATCGCGGAGTCGCGGAGTGACATCAGCGCGAAGATGCGCGAGTCGGTGCGCGAGCAGGTGGCGGCGGGGCGGAGCGAGGGGCAAATCTACGACTACTTCGCGCAGCGGTACGGCAATTTCGTGCTGCTCGACCCGCCGAAGACCGGCCGCAACCTGCTGCTGTGGGGGGCACCCCTCGCGGCGCTGGCCCTGGGAGGCGCGGCGCTGT is a genomic window containing:
- a CDS encoding TlpA disulfide reductase family protein; protein product: MTEMPSPPNTAAPAPLWRRLLPPLIAAALVAVLGAALLNPSRNATDGGPLIGKPAPEFTLQSLDGTRVSLATLKGRPVVLNFWASWCGPCREEAPLFRELSTRQSGQGLAVVGILFNETKEQNARDFIQEYALAYPTLKDPGIDTGVNYGVSGVPETVFIDKDGIVRHMDRGGLTRERLNVGLTKIGVPAL
- a CDS encoding cytochrome c-type biogenesis protein; this translates as MRGAREAGRALACCLLLAVSPALAAAPSLTPQQQAQAVAVERNLRCPLCDTGESIAESRSDISAKMRESVREQVAAGRSEGQIYDYFAQRYGNFVLLDPPKTGRNLLLWGAPLAALALGGAALWGFLGRRRPAGEAAPAASPTPDEPFDTYLAEVRRNTGQERTRRDGDRA